From one Streptomyces sp. SCSIO 30461 genomic stretch:
- a CDS encoding helix-turn-helix domain-containing protein, with translation MPAVALAVTDGMLHYELAVAIEIFGSDLTHIVNPWYDFSLCGTGPVHVDRFRLEPDHGLDHLAQADTVIVPGWADTDREPPADLVDALRVAHAAGARVASLCTGAFVLGKAGLLDGRRATTHWAHTRELARRHPAATVDPDVLYVDNGDVLTSAGKAAAMDLCLHLVRLDHGATNANKIARRLVIPPHRDGGQAQFIATPLPEPGNHPLRDLFPWVLEHLDRPLTVEDLARQARMSSRHLARHFKHLTGTTPLHWLHTQRIRHAQELLETTNATVDTIATATGMGTATTLRRHFHRSVGVPPDTYRRAFRP, from the coding sequence TCCACTACGAACTCGCCGTGGCCATCGAGATCTTCGGGTCCGACCTGACCCACATCGTCAACCCCTGGTACGACTTCTCCCTGTGCGGGACCGGCCCGGTGCACGTCGACCGCTTCCGCCTGGAGCCCGACCACGGCCTCGACCATCTCGCCCAGGCCGACACGGTGATCGTCCCTGGCTGGGCCGACACCGACCGCGAACCACCCGCCGACCTCGTCGACGCGCTGCGCGTCGCCCACGCGGCCGGGGCCCGTGTGGCCTCGCTGTGCACGGGCGCCTTCGTCCTGGGCAAGGCGGGTCTGCTCGACGGCAGACGTGCGACCACCCACTGGGCGCACACCCGGGAACTGGCCCGGCGCCACCCGGCGGCCACCGTCGACCCGGACGTCCTCTACGTCGACAACGGCGATGTCCTCACCTCCGCGGGCAAGGCCGCCGCCATGGACCTGTGCCTGCACCTGGTCCGCCTCGACCACGGCGCAACCAACGCCAACAAGATCGCCCGGCGTCTGGTCATCCCACCCCACCGCGACGGCGGCCAGGCCCAGTTCATCGCCACCCCCTTGCCCGAGCCCGGCAACCATCCCCTGCGCGACCTGTTCCCCTGGGTCCTGGAACACCTCGACCGGCCCCTCACCGTGGAAGACCTGGCCCGCCAGGCCCGCATGAGCTCACGCCACCTCGCCCGCCACTTCAAACACCTCACCGGCACCACACCACTGCACTGGCTCCACACCCAACGCATCCGCCACGCCCAGGAACTCCTGGAAACCACCAACGCCACCGTCGACACCATCGCCACGGCCACCGGCATGGGCACCGCCACCACCCTGCGCCGCCACTTCCACCGCAGCGTCGGAGTACCGCCCGACACCTACCGCCGCGCCTTCCGCCCCTGA